GGCCACGCATTCGGGTGTTTGAAGGTTCCGCCGTGCGGAATCAGGGGCGGGGATTCAATCCAAATCTGACCAGCAACGTGCTGGCGGACTTTTTCGCGTATGAATCCAGCCAACGCGGGGGCGTGTATGTGGCCGCGGGGAATTTCTTCGGCCTGAGCAACGAAGAACTCGTCGTGGGAGCGGGGCCGGGAGGTGGGCCGCGCGTGCGCGTGTTGGACGGACTGCGAATCAGCCTGCAAGGTCGCAACTTCACCAGCGAAACGCCAGGAGACACCGTCGCCAATTTCTTTGCGTTTGAATCCACCTTCCGAAACGGCGTGACCGTGGCGGCCAACTCGGTCAGCGTGGGATTCTCCAATTTGGTGGTCGCCCCCGGCTTGGGCGGCGCTCCGCGAGTGCGCCTGCTGAGTGGAGCGGTCATTGGCACCAAGTTGGAGCAGTTCACCAGCCTGGAAGTGGGCGACACGATTGCCGATTTCTTTGCCGACAATTCCAACAATCGAACCGGATTGTTCGTCACCTATGCAGATATGAATGTGGATGCGCAGCCGGATATCATTGTGGCCCCGGCAACGGGAACGGCCCGAATCCAAATCTTCTCGGGACTGGCGATCCAAACCCAACGCACTCAGTTCAACGGTGCCCGCACGGGTGACAAAATCGACGATTTCACCATCGCCCCAGTCGCGGGTTACGCCAACGGTGCTACCGTTGGAGCGGCGCTGTCGAATGCCGGAGCCGATACGCTGCTGGTGGGCACGGGGGCGATTAATCCCGCCACTCCCGCCCAACTGCGAGGCTACCGCTACTCCTCCGGCGCAAATGGCTCGACACGCACGCAAACCTTTACGCTGAATCTGTTTCAGGAAACACCGAATCGCATCAACGCGGGGCCGTGAGTCCGAACGGCCCGGGGATCACGTCCCCGGACTTGGCTGCGGTCGAATCCTGCGCGAAGTGGGATCTTACGATTCCATTTCGCGGCCATTTCCGGGCATCGGTTCAGAGAGCGCCGCTTCCGTGGCAGTGGGCGGCGGGGTATCAGCGTCGGTGGATGTGGCGGTGGCCACCTTCAGCCCGATGACGCCGAGGATAATCAACACGATCGAAAGAATCTTCAACGTCGTCGCGGGCTCTCGGAAGTAGAGAATGCCCACGGTGGCGATGAGTGCCGTTCCCACACCCGACCAGACCGCATACGCAAAGCCAATTTCCAACGTGCGCATCGCCAGCCCCATGCAGGCAAACGAGGCGGCATACCCCACCCCCATCAGAATCGACGGGCCGACTCGGGTGAAGCCTTGGGATAACTTCAGGTTCGTAGTCGCAAATACCTCGCAGACGATGGCGATCAGCAGTAAAATCAGGCTCATTCCCCGGCCTCCTGTCGTTTTGTGAAAGATGCTGCACCCTATGATTGCCATGCGACTGCTGATTTCCACTGGAATCCTCACGCTGATGTTGGGAGGAGCCACGCCCGTGCATGCGAACGAAGAAGATGCCAAACTCGCGGCGTTTTTCGATCGATATTTTGAAGCGGAATGCGAAGCGCGGCCGTTGTATGCGACCATGCTCGGCGAACATCGCTTTGACGATCGCCTCGACGATCTCAGCAAAGCAGCGCGTGCCAAAGGTGTCGCCCGTACCCGTGCCACGCTCGATGCCCTGCCCAAGTCGGTCGATTATGCCAAGCTCACACGCGGCGGGCAGATCGATTTCGAGATTCTCAAGTTCAATCTGGAACGGGACTTATGGCTGAATGACAACGCGAATCCGTTCCAAGATGATCCCCGCGTTTACAGCGATTACATCAGCGATAGTGTGTTCCTGCTGTTCACGCAATCGACGCTGCCCAAGCCGCGAAACATTGCGAACGCCGCCCAGCGGATTCGGCAGATTCCCAAGATTGTCGCCGCCGCCAAGGAGAGCATTGGCAGCCCGGCCATTGAACTGACCGATGCGGCCATTCGACGCAATCAAGGGGCGATTTCGTTCTACGAAAAGGGGATTTACGAACTGGCTGGAATGACGCCCGGCATGGGCGAACTGGCCGAGCCGTGCACGCTGGCCGTGACCGCGCTCAAGGATTATCAGCACTTTTTGGAAACCGTCGTCAAACCGCGTTCGACCGGAAATTGGCGGATCGGCAAAGACAAGTTTGCAAAGAAAATTCAGTACGAACTCGATGCCGGTCTCACCGCGGATGAAGTGCTGGCACTCGCGGAAAAGGAAGCCGTGCGCGTCGAAGGCGAAATGGTGACGATTGCCCGACAATTGTGGCATCAATTCTATCCGAAACTGCCCCTGCCGCCGGATGATGCCAAGGGGCGACGGGTGTTGATTCAGCGCGTGCTGGATGTGCTCAATCGCGATCATGGCAAAGTCGATGGCCTGGTGCGCGATGCTCAAGGGCATGTCGAGGCGATCAAAAAATTCATCGCCGAGAAGGATCTGATGCGGCTGCCCAATCCGGATCGCTGCCAAATCATCGAGATGCCCGAATTCCAGCGTGGCTTCTCCGTGGCGTATCTCAATCCCGCGCCGCCGCTCGATGTCAAAGCCAATAGTTTCTATGCGATTGCGCCACCGCCCAGCGATTGGGATGATCGCAAAGTCGAAAGTTTCCTTCAGGAATACAATCGTGGCATGCTGCAAATTTTGACCATCCACGAAGCCTATCCCGGCCATTATGTGCAGTTGGAATATTCGAACCGTCACCCCTCCAAGCTGCGTCGGGTGCTCAGTTCTGGAGTCTTTGCCGAAGGTTGGGCCGTCTACACCGAACAGATGATGCTCGATCAGGGATTCTCCAATGGCGACCTGGGCATGCGGTTGCAGCAGTTGAAATGGTATCTGCGGGCCGTCACCAACGCGATTCTAGATCACCGCATGCATTGCACCAACATGACCGATGACGAAGCGATGCGGCTGCTGGTGGAAGGTGCCTACCAAACCGAAGGTGAAGCACGCGGCAAAGTGCTGCGCGCGAAGCAAAGTTCCTGCCAATTATCGACCTATTTCGTCGGTCGAATGGCGTTCTACAATCTGCGACAATCGGTGAGCCGCGAACAAGGGGCGGAGTTCCACCTGGGCCGATTCCATGAGGCGGTCTTGGATCACGGGACGCTGCCGGTGAAGTATTTGCCGGAACTCGTGCGAACGCGATTGAAACAACCCCGCTAAGCCCGGCGAATTGTCGACAAGTCGCCGTTTTCTTTGCGAGCGAATCGTGACTACAATAAGGGCATTCCTTGGATTGGGGAGGCTGCCTGAGATGAGACGATTCGCTCGCGTGGGAATGTGCCTGGGATTGGGCATTTGTCTGGGAATTGGCATCACCGTGGCCGGTCGATTGGCCACCGCCGCCCCACCAGAGAAACGCACCGAGCCAGCCGCCGAGAACTCCGCGCCCCGTGCCAAATCCCCCGCCGCCGAGCGTGGCGAACAATTCCTGACGGAAACCGCTTACGTTCCGGCAATCTGGGGACGATCGGCCTACGAATCGCTGTGGAAGCATTGGCCGAACGCCCCCCGCGAAAAACCCGCAGACTATCTCGCCGCCATCTTCGACCAGTACGGATTGCCCCCCGCCCCGTATCCCAACCATGGACTGCCCATGGGGTTACGGCAAGCGAACTCGCTGCTGTATCGCCAAGGTGTCACGCTCGATTGCATGATCTGTCACGGTGGCTCGATTTTCGGGAAAAGCTATGTCGGATTGGGCAACACCACGCTCGATCTGCAAGCGGTGATGGAAGACTTCAACCGGGCCGAAGGTCGTAACCCCAAGACACCGTATCAGTTCTGTCAAACGCGGGGCACCAATGAAGCGGGTGCCACCAGCGTCTATCTGCTGGGGTATCGCAATCCGGATCTCAGCCTGCGGAAATTCGTGAATCTCGACGTGAATGACAATCTTTGTGAAGATGTTCCCGCCTGGTGGCTGCTGAAGAAGAAATCGACGATGTACTATAACGGCGGTGCCGATGCTCGTTCGGTGCGCTCGATCATGCAATTCATGATGTCGCCGCTGAATAGTCGGCAAGCCTTCGAGAAAGCCGAGCCGCAATTCCGGGACATTCTGCAATTCATCAAATCGATAGAATCCCCGAAATATCCGCTTCCGGTGAATCGGGAGCTGGCCGCACTCGGGGCGACGCTGTTTGCCCAAAATTGTGCCAGTTGCCATGGCACTTACGGGGATTCGCCCACGTATCCGAACAAAGTCATTTCGCTGGCCAAAATCGGCACCGATCCAACCCGATTCAACGGTGTCACACCAAAATTCGGCGAAGCGTACAATGCATCCTGGTTTGCCCAAGAAGCGACCGATGGTGCGGGCAAAGGCTACCCGGCCATGGAGACCGCTGGCTATCAGGCTCCCCCGCTCGATGGCCTCTGGGCAACCGCGCCGTATCTGCACAATGGATCGTGCCCCACGGTGTATCATGTGCTGAATTCCGCCGCTCGCCCCGCTCGATTCACGCGATCGTTCCGCACAACGGAAGCGGATTATGATTCCGTGAAGCTCGGATGGAAGGTGCAAGTGCTTTCGACGCCGACTCCGAAGCAACTGCCCGACCGAGAACGGCGAAAAATCTACGACACCGCCCTGCCCGGTCGCAGCAATCAGGGGCATACTTACGGCGATGCCCTGACCGACGACGAACGATTTGCGATTATCGAATATCTCAAGACGCTGTAACGATTTCGGCTACCGCGGCTTCGGCTCTTTCGCTACCATCGACGGGCAATCTCGTTTGGATTCGCCACGATTGGGCAAGGAGCCGAGACCGATGGCCGAGACGACCTCGTCGGAAAATTCGCTGCATATTCGCGTTCTCGGTGGCCTCATCCTCGGGGCCATCGCGGGGACAATCATCAATTCGACCTTCCTCACTCCGGTGGATGGCGTCAAACCACCTCCCCCCGAGTGGCTCGTGTTCATCCAGAAATACATCACCGATCCGATCGGACAAGTATTTCTTCGCTTGCTGCTGATGACCGTCGTGCCGCTGGTATTTGCATCGCTGGCGCTGGGCGTCGCGCGATTGGGCGGCATGGGCTCCTTGGGCCGAATCGGGCTGAAGACCTTTGCTTATTTCTTCCTGACCATGACGGCGGCGGTCGTCATCGGGTTGACCTTGGTGAATCTTGTCAAGCCGGGCGTCGGCCTCCCGCCGGCAATCCAAACGCAAATGGCCGAACAATTTGGTGGCAAACTCAACGATACACTCAGCAAGCCCACGACGTTCGGCATTCAAACCTTCATCGATAT
This DNA window, taken from Tuwongella immobilis, encodes the following:
- a CDS encoding FG-GAP repeat protein, translated to MTGWFKRLLASPAPKSVSSSARRNQPLRLERLEGREVPAALGVYALAGGEGTTPRVQIYDAATNFVIADFQPFEATFTGGVNVALGDINQDGFPDVIVGAGPGGGPRIRVFEGSAVRNQGRGFNPNLTSNVLADFFAYESSQRGGVYVAAGNFFGLSNEELVVGAGPGGGPRVRVLDGLRISLQGRNFTSETPGDTVANFFAFESTFRNGVTVAANSVSVGFSNLVVAPGLGGAPRVRLLSGAVIGTKLEQFTSLEVGDTIADFFADNSNNRTGLFVTYADMNVDAQPDIIVAPATGTARIQIFSGLAIQTQRTQFNGARTGDKIDDFTIAPVAGYANGATVGAALSNAGADTLLVGTGAINPATPAQLRGYRYSSGANGSTRTQTFTLNLFQETPNRINAGP
- a CDS encoding DUF885 domain-containing protein, with product MIAMRLLISTGILTLMLGGATPVHANEEDAKLAAFFDRYFEAECEARPLYATMLGEHRFDDRLDDLSKAARAKGVARTRATLDALPKSVDYAKLTRGGQIDFEILKFNLERDLWLNDNANPFQDDPRVYSDYISDSVFLLFTQSTLPKPRNIANAAQRIRQIPKIVAAAKESIGSPAIELTDAAIRRNQGAISFYEKGIYELAGMTPGMGELAEPCTLAVTALKDYQHFLETVVKPRSTGNWRIGKDKFAKKIQYELDAGLTADEVLALAEKEAVRVEGEMVTIARQLWHQFYPKLPLPPDDAKGRRVLIQRVLDVLNRDHGKVDGLVRDAQGHVEAIKKFIAEKDLMRLPNPDRCQIIEMPEFQRGFSVAYLNPAPPLDVKANSFYAIAPPPSDWDDRKVESFLQEYNRGMLQILTIHEAYPGHYVQLEYSNRHPSKLRRVLSSGVFAEGWAVYTEQMMLDQGFSNGDLGMRLQQLKWYLRAVTNAILDHRMHCTNMTDDEAMRLLVEGAYQTEGEARGKVLRAKQSSCQLSTYFVGRMAFYNLRQSVSREQGAEFHLGRFHEAVLDHGTLPVKYLPELVRTRLKQPR
- a CDS encoding DMT family transporter; translation: MSLILLLIAIVCEVFATTNLKLSQGFTRVGPSILMGVGYAASFACMGLAMRTLEIGFAYAVWSGVGTALIATVGILYFREPATTLKILSIVLIILGVIGLKVATATSTDADTPPPTATEAALSEPMPGNGREMES
- a CDS encoding c-type cytochrome, with the protein product MRRFARVGMCLGLGICLGIGITVAGRLATAAPPEKRTEPAAENSAPRAKSPAAERGEQFLTETAYVPAIWGRSAYESLWKHWPNAPREKPADYLAAIFDQYGLPPAPYPNHGLPMGLRQANSLLYRQGVTLDCMICHGGSIFGKSYVGLGNTTLDLQAVMEDFNRAEGRNPKTPYQFCQTRGTNEAGATSVYLLGYRNPDLSLRKFVNLDVNDNLCEDVPAWWLLKKKSTMYYNGGADARSVRSIMQFMMSPLNSRQAFEKAEPQFRDILQFIKSIESPKYPLPVNRELAALGATLFAQNCASCHGTYGDSPTYPNKVISLAKIGTDPTRFNGVTPKFGEAYNASWFAQEATDGAGKGYPAMETAGYQAPPLDGLWATAPYLHNGSCPTVYHVLNSAARPARFTRSFRTTEADYDSVKLGWKVQVLSTPTPKQLPDRERRKIYDTALPGRSNQGHTYGDALTDDERFAIIEYLKTL